In one window of Leptospira sp. WS92.C1 DNA:
- a CDS encoding DUF6714 family protein encodes MKKKIQRAFWGVNLGSGIGLYEAEGLDRYSTQEELAAYRAKDERSNWQALNLEDLNRCNCSLSYFDPEGMRFHLPAYLIADLEGIYRFDLVFTLIQSDHLEEKFSLLNPDQRAAIRSYLELVQSDPDYKFEKDEIRQALDNFWSR; translated from the coding sequence GTGAAGAAAAAAATCCAACGGGCATTTTGGGGAGTCAACTTGGGTTCCGGTATTGGTCTGTATGAAGCCGAAGGTCTGGACCGTTATTCGACTCAGGAAGAACTCGCCGCGTATCGGGCAAAGGACGAAAGGTCGAATTGGCAAGCCCTGAATCTAGAGGATTTAAATAGATGCAATTGTAGTCTTTCTTATTTTGATCCTGAGGGAATGCGTTTTCATCTGCCTGCTTATTTGATCGCGGATTTGGAAGGTATTTACAGGTTCGATTTGGTATTTACCCTAATACAATCGGATCATCTTGAAGAGAAGTTTTCATTGTTGAATCCCGATCAACGTGCCGCGATTCGATCTTATCTTGAACTCGTTCAATCGGATCCGGATTACAAGTTTGAGAAAGATGAAATACGACAAGCACTTGACAATTTTTGGTCAAGGTAG
- a CDS encoding TolC family protein, with protein sequence MKSLLGKLLILSGFITSPFWDEVHAETILEFSEVWSRIQIQAPSLKAKALEVKTAEISKDRAKKHWLPKIYADVRSYQTNDPALNFMGKLGQRSATQSDFSTASVRTQPSNYLDSNNQPYTGLNSNTANIFAKDTLNNPGSQTYSRGTLGIELPFYEGGAKSSAQLIQEKKLNAVYAEEKYIRFREYSNAAVAYQSILLAEENHKVAKNLHQKIYDFLNQYQIGNRSNLVGFSGSLALKSLQHILEVSKREQEIIQRSAEEYLQFLAVDVPPDFKPKKIPLLRFADEYLPLPGDQESGLTPLAEAYSAYAEEAKEGVNSEKSKFLPKIAAYAETYAYDGNRNFANSYNAGIYLQMNLLNPSDIGALDEAKSKAEGAKKKSEEIKLREESSFRILVSQEKNLSENLKSIYESVRLQEEQLQVTQKLFRNGTIQAPQLAESFSAMVNLLKMKIHSESEYLRIRGELSIYSKRGNFNER encoded by the coding sequence ATGAAATCACTCCTCGGAAAACTTCTAATCCTTTCCGGATTTATAACCTCCCCCTTCTGGGACGAAGTTCATGCTGAAACTATCCTTGAATTTTCGGAAGTTTGGTCCCGTATTCAAATCCAAGCGCCGTCTCTCAAAGCGAAAGCGCTCGAAGTAAAAACCGCAGAGATCTCCAAAGATCGAGCCAAAAAACATTGGCTCCCTAAAATTTACGCCGATGTCCGTTCGTATCAGACGAACGACCCTGCTTTGAATTTTATGGGAAAACTCGGACAAAGGTCCGCTACACAATCCGATTTTTCCACTGCGAGTGTTCGGACTCAACCTTCCAATTATCTTGATTCCAACAATCAACCTTATACGGGACTTAATTCCAATACTGCGAACATATTTGCGAAAGATACGCTCAACAATCCCGGAAGTCAGACTTACTCTAGGGGAACATTGGGAATAGAACTTCCGTTCTACGAGGGAGGAGCCAAATCCTCGGCTCAACTTATCCAGGAAAAAAAATTGAACGCCGTTTATGCGGAAGAGAAATACATTCGTTTCCGCGAATATTCTAACGCTGCCGTCGCTTATCAATCTATTCTTCTCGCGGAGGAAAATCATAAAGTCGCAAAAAATCTGCATCAAAAAATTTACGACTTTCTAAATCAATATCAGATAGGAAACCGATCCAATCTCGTTGGATTTTCGGGGTCTTTGGCTTTAAAATCATTGCAACATATATTAGAAGTTTCTAAAAGAGAACAAGAAATCATACAACGAAGCGCCGAAGAATACTTACAATTCCTTGCGGTCGACGTTCCTCCCGATTTTAAACCCAAAAAAATCCCTCTTCTAAGATTCGCCGACGAATACCTACCTCTTCCTGGCGATCAAGAAAGTGGACTAACTCCGCTTGCGGAGGCTTATTCGGCGTATGCCGAGGAGGCAAAAGAAGGTGTGAACTCAGAAAAGTCAAAATTTTTACCTAAAATTGCGGCTTATGCGGAAACATACGCCTACGACGGAAATCGGAATTTTGCAAATTCCTACAACGCAGGAATTTATCTTCAAATGAATCTACTAAATCCTTCCGACATAGGCGCGTTAGACGAAGCAAAGTCGAAGGCCGAAGGTGCTAAGAAAAAATCGGAGGAAATAAAACTCCGGGAGGAAAGTAGTTTTAGAATTCTTGTCAGCCAGGAAAAAAATCTTTCCGAAAATCTAAAATCCATATACGAATCCGTACGCTTACAAGAGGAACAATTGCAAGTTACCCAGAAACTTTTTCGGAACGGAACGATCCAGGCACCTCAACTCGCCGAATCGTTTTCGGCTATGGTAAACCTACTTAAAATGAAAATTCACTCCGAATCGGAATATCTAAGAATCCGAGGCGAACTCTCCATCTACTCAAAAAGAGGAAATTTCAATGAAAGATAA
- a CDS encoding DoxX family protein, whose translation MFETIFATNSDFGPLLLRIVLGLVLFPHGAQKLLGWFGGYGLKGTMGYFTGTAGLPTIIAFLVIIGESFGSVALIFGLLTRFSALSIAVIMLGAAYLVHKEHGFFINWFGAQKGEGYEFHLLATGAALTLAITGAGAYSADQWILSLLQ comes from the coding sequence ATGTTTGAGACAATCTTCGCAACAAACTCGGATTTTGGTCCGCTTCTTTTGAGAATCGTGCTGGGCTTAGTTCTATTTCCTCATGGAGCCCAAAAACTTCTCGGATGGTTTGGGGGTTACGGCTTGAAAGGAACCATGGGGTATTTTACTGGAACGGCAGGTCTACCGACCATCATCGCATTTCTGGTAATCATCGGAGAATCCTTCGGTTCCGTAGCTTTGATCTTCGGTTTACTGACAAGATTTTCCGCGCTGAGTATCGCGGTAATTATGCTGGGTGCAGCCTACCTAGTGCACAAAGAACACGGATTTTTTATCAACTGGTTCGGGGCTCAAAAAGGAGAAGGTTACGAATTCCATCTCTTAGCAACCGGAGCCGCTTTGACCCTGGCGATCACAGGAGCAGGAGCTTATTCTGCGGACCAATGGATCTTGAGTTTACTTCAATAA
- a CDS encoding efflux RND transporter permease subunit, whose translation MKDKTQKTGFAGKIALAFIHSKLTPIFILSSLFLGIIAVYLTPKEEEPQIPVPMIDIQLSAPGFSRYEVERKVTEPIERAFWGLEGVEYIYSASGDHNTIITVRFQVGQPLEPSLVKIHHKLMEIQKELPPNVLPATVRSLTIDDVPFLALTFSSDQRDDYSLRTLVAPLARELSGTPDLSKVELLGGRKKSVRVIADPFRMNRSGISISEIANSLKLNDTFLPVGQNWGKEKKYDVEVGTTISKLEDVRSLPVAQRGGRVIRVSDVAEILEGAQERSKESILYDKTIDAKARNSVTISFAKRKGTNVVPLSKELLERAEGFGKNLPEDVRMSIIRDYGSSADAKSKELIEHLLIATVSVSILIALWMGLRASVVVSIAIPVTLALTLALFYFLGYTLNRVTLFALIFSIGILVDDAIVVLENIERHLKENPERGILESTISAVSEVGNPTILATFTVIAAILPMAFVRGLMGPYMKPIPVGASLAMILSLLVAFIITPWISIRLLKIEHKRSEKEKISKLDKIYIQIVNWLLASKANSLKFGAGIVGLLLLASSLIAFKAVKVKMLPFDDKDEFQILIDFDPKTPLSKSIDRSKILAEGILKNDNVEKVQIFGGESAPFSFSGMIKHSFLRKSDWQIDLHVVLKSKKQRSIKSHEIIESLRNEIANFGRMENAITKVLEIPPGPPVLATFVAEIYGPNEEERKKAAFEIHKILSEQDGAVDLDSSLRPGRPIIVYPFDSNLGGVLGVRSETIAKDGQLLFSETQILSLSEAIHPEEITVDLSVTDRIRSSQNPFKQMNVTSMESGSIPLESVLKNHYVHESLTLNRKNLRSVEYVTSEFYGEEEAPVYGILKLAEKIQYPTGTSETPRNTDQVFVKWDGEWFITYESFRDLGGAFALVMILIYVLVLGWFKNYFLPLIIMAPIPISLIGIIPGTWFMGAYFNAASMIGFIAGAGIIVRNSIILVDFIESEIRLGKPLKQAVIDAGVVRFRPMLLTASAVVVGSAIMLLDPIFQGLAASLIFGEVAATILSRFAIPTLYYWFLGKNRVQELVSEAA comes from the coding sequence ATGAAAGATAAAACTCAAAAAACAGGTTTCGCAGGAAAGATCGCGCTTGCGTTTATTCATTCTAAGTTGACTCCCATCTTTATCCTTTCGAGCCTTTTTTTAGGAATCATCGCGGTCTATCTAACCCCAAAAGAAGAAGAGCCTCAAATTCCCGTTCCGATGATCGACATCCAACTTTCTGCTCCGGGTTTCAGTCGTTATGAAGTGGAACGCAAAGTCACAGAACCCATAGAAAGAGCTTTCTGGGGATTGGAGGGCGTGGAATACATCTATTCCGCCAGCGGAGATCACAATACGATAATCACCGTTCGCTTTCAAGTTGGACAACCGCTAGAACCGTCTTTGGTAAAAATTCATCACAAGCTGATGGAGATTCAGAAAGAACTTCCTCCAAATGTCCTGCCTGCAACCGTAAGGTCACTAACGATTGACGACGTTCCTTTTTTGGCTCTTACATTTAGCTCCGACCAAAGAGATGATTATTCCCTTCGAACATTAGTCGCTCCCTTGGCGAGAGAACTTTCGGGAACCCCCGATCTTTCCAAAGTGGAATTGTTGGGAGGAAGAAAAAAATCGGTTCGAGTAATTGCAGATCCCTTTCGAATGAATCGCTCAGGAATCAGCATATCCGAGATCGCGAATTCGCTTAAACTCAACGACACGTTTTTGCCTGTCGGTCAAAACTGGGGAAAGGAAAAAAAATACGACGTAGAAGTGGGAACTACGATTTCCAAATTAGAAGACGTACGCTCTCTTCCTGTCGCACAACGCGGAGGTCGCGTGATTCGAGTTTCGGACGTTGCCGAAATTTTAGAAGGGGCCCAGGAGCGAAGCAAAGAATCGATTCTCTATGACAAAACTATCGACGCAAAAGCCCGCAATTCCGTTACGATCAGCTTTGCAAAACGAAAAGGAACTAACGTGGTTCCGCTTTCGAAAGAACTTTTAGAAAGAGCTGAAGGTTTCGGTAAAAACCTCCCCGAAGACGTTAGGATGTCAATAATCCGAGACTATGGATCGTCTGCGGATGCAAAGTCAAAAGAACTCATCGAACACCTTTTGATCGCGACTGTGTCCGTTAGCATCCTTATCGCGCTTTGGATGGGACTTCGCGCTTCAGTCGTCGTTTCGATTGCGATTCCGGTAACCTTGGCTCTTACTTTAGCCCTCTTCTATTTCCTCGGCTATACACTCAACCGAGTTACGTTATTCGCTCTTATCTTTTCGATCGGAATTTTAGTAGACGACGCGATAGTAGTCCTGGAAAATATAGAACGGCATCTCAAAGAAAATCCGGAACGCGGAATTTTAGAATCCACCATCTCCGCTGTCTCCGAGGTCGGAAACCCGACCATTCTCGCTACCTTTACCGTAATCGCGGCGATCCTTCCTATGGCGTTTGTTCGTGGTCTTATGGGACCTTACATGAAGCCGATTCCAGTAGGAGCGAGTTTGGCGATGATTCTTTCCTTATTGGTTGCTTTTATAATCACACCTTGGATCAGTATCCGTCTTTTAAAAATCGAACACAAACGATCTGAAAAAGAAAAAATTTCCAAACTCGATAAGATCTATATCCAAATAGTAAATTGGTTGCTGGCATCGAAAGCGAATTCCCTCAAATTCGGAGCTGGAATTGTAGGACTTCTTCTCCTTGCCTCTTCCCTGATTGCGTTCAAAGCAGTAAAAGTAAAAATGCTTCCTTTCGATGACAAGGATGAATTTCAGATTCTGATTGACTTTGATCCTAAAACTCCTTTGTCAAAAAGTATTGACCGATCCAAAATTCTCGCCGAAGGTATATTGAAAAATGATAATGTAGAAAAAGTCCAAATTTTCGGAGGAGAATCGGCTCCGTTTTCTTTTTCAGGAATGATAAAACACAGCTTTCTTCGAAAATCCGATTGGCAGATCGATCTTCACGTAGTTCTCAAATCTAAGAAACAACGTTCGATCAAAAGTCACGAGATCATCGAGTCTTTAAGAAATGAGATTGCAAACTTCGGAAGAATGGAAAACGCGATCACCAAGGTTTTGGAAATCCCTCCCGGTCCTCCGGTTTTGGCAACCTTTGTCGCAGAAATTTACGGACCAAACGAGGAAGAACGAAAAAAAGCGGCATTCGAAATTCATAAAATACTCTCGGAACAGGATGGAGCCGTCGATTTGGATTCGAGCTTAAGACCCGGAAGACCTATAATCGTCTATCCGTTCGATTCTAATCTAGGGGGAGTTTTGGGAGTTCGTTCTGAAACGATTGCCAAAGACGGGCAGTTGCTTTTTTCCGAAACGCAGATCCTTTCCCTATCGGAAGCGATTCATCCGGAGGAGATCACGGTCGATCTTTCGGTCACTGATCGAATTCGTTCTTCACAAAACCCTTTTAAACAGATGAACGTGACTTCAATGGAAAGCGGTTCGATTCCATTAGAAAGTGTATTAAAAAATCATTATGTTCATGAGAGTCTGACTTTAAACCGGAAAAATCTAAGATCAGTAGAATACGTTACCAGCGAATTTTACGGAGAAGAGGAAGCTCCGGTTTACGGAATTCTTAAATTAGCGGAGAAAATCCAATACCCTACCGGAACCTCGGAAACTCCGCGTAATACAGACCAAGTGTTTGTAAAATGGGATGGAGAATGGTTTATCACCTACGAATCCTTTCGAGATTTAGGCGGGGCGTTCGCGCTCGTAATGATCCTCATTTATGTGTTAGTACTCGGCTGGTTTAAAAATTATTTCCTACCTTTGATCATCATGGCTCCGATTCCGATTTCTCTGATCGGAATTATTCCTGGGACCTGGTTTATGGGAGCTTATTTCAACGCGGCATCGATGATCGGTTTTATAGCAGGCGCAGGAATCATAGTTAGAAACTCGATCATTCTCGTCGATTTTATCGAGTCCGAAATCCGTTTGGGCAAACCCCTCAAACAAGCAGTGATCGACGCGGGTGTAGTTCGATTCCGGCCGATGCTCCTCACTGCATCCGCAGTCGTGGTGGGAAGTGCCATCATGCTCCTGGATCCGATCTTCCAAGGATTAGCGGCTTCCTTGATCTTTGGGGAAGTGGCCGCTACAATTCTGAGTCGGTTTGCGATTCCCACGCTTTACTACTGGTTTTTGGGAAAAAATCGAGTTCAAGAACTGGTTTCAGAGGCCGCGTAA
- a CDS encoding metal-sensitive transcriptional regulator, giving the protein MTTENNSKLLINRIHRIKGQLDAVEKSLLNNSMDCEKTLLLLKAASQAIKKLGEAFVQEYMDRCLMENKKKPDIESIRSAIKAAFLL; this is encoded by the coding sequence ATGACAACTGAAAATAATTCCAAACTTCTTATCAACCGGATTCATAGAATCAAGGGACAACTCGATGCTGTGGAAAAAAGTCTCCTTAACAATTCGATGGACTGCGAAAAAACGCTTCTCCTACTCAAAGCGGCAAGCCAGGCTATCAAAAAACTCGGGGAGGCCTTTGTTCAAGAGTATATGGATCGTTGTCTGATGGAGAATAAAAAAAAACCGGATATTGAAAGTATCCGAAGCGCGATCAAAGCCGCTTTCCTTTTGTAA